One Ezakiella massiliensis genomic window, TATACCAAGATCTTCTGCCGTTTTTTTGAGCTCGTCCAAAAGCCCTCCGCTGCCACCTATTAAAAAGTCAGCATCGGCCTCTTTTAAAAATTCTCCAGCCGCCCTAATAAAAGTCCTGTGGTCTTTAACCTCATCAAGCCTTGCAAGAATTCCAATTTTAATTCCATCATGGCGAATATTATACCTATCTAAAAATTCTTCTTTGGGCACATATTTATCTTCTGCCTCAAGATTTATTCCATTGTAGACTACATCAATATTTTTCTTAGAAAATCCCCGATTGAGGAGCATGTTTTTAAAATCATCACTAACTGCTACATAATTTTTGAAACGTTTTAGGGCAAAGGTATTTAGATTTTTAAATATCAATTGCTTATAAAAGTTTCCCTTAAAGTCTAACCTTGGATCTGAGTGGACGGTTGATAAAAATTTGACCTTCTTTAATTTCTTCATCAAAAAAAAGGCAATAAAATTAGCTCTTGCACCATGGCAATGTACCAAGTCTATTCCCTCTTTATTAACATATTCTACTATATCATTAACGACACTCAAATCAAATCTACTCTTTTGTTCGAAAACAATAGTAGATATACCTAAGTCCTTGGCCTCATCCAAGAATACATCCTTAAAAAACACTCCCAGCCTAACGTCAATGTGATTTTGCATCTCATTAAGTAGGGTCATAATATGGGTTTTTGCACCACCTGTATCGCCACCGCTAATAAGGTGAAGTACTTTAATCATTAATAAGTTTCCCCCTCGATAGGTTGTAAATACCATTCGTTTATGTTCAAGACCTCAGATAAATCGCTCTTTACAACGAGTGGAAATGAGCTCTTTGCATTTTGAAAACTCTTATTCTTAATTAATTTTGAAGTCTTTGGATTTTTCCAAATTCCAATCAAATTAACCTTTTCATCTTTAGCCTTTTTTATAAAGTGATCATACATAGATTCCAAAGCTTCTTCGCTAGTATATAAAATATCCATCACCATGTAGTATTTCAAATCAGCCTTATCTATCTCCTTATAAATTATATATCCTTCTATACCTTCCTTGTGAGTAGAAATAAATTTATAATTAGGTCTATTGTTTATCCTCTTTGAAATCCATTCTCTTGACCTCTTAGCCATAAACCCATAGTCAGCCTTTACCTTGTCAAATAGTTCATCAACTTGACTCAAATCCAGGTCATCTTTTACATCAAAACCTGAATAAGCAATCTTTTTTGTCCTTAAATTTGAAATTGAATTTATAATCTTGGCTATAAAGGTAAAAATTCCATTAGAAGTTACATTGGAAGGATCCAATATTTTTGCATAGGCATTGACCTCTCCAACGATTTTATAGCCTTGCTTATCAACCAGATTTATAAGTTCATATTGAAGAGGCAGCGCATACATAAGTTCATTTTTTACTTGATTTTCAAACTCCCTATATAAATTTGTGTAGATGCCCTCTCTTCTTCTGTCTTTGATAACAATGGAATCAGCAATAAAAGTAGAGTTATATTCCCTAGCCTTGTAATTTAAAGTTCGAATATTTGCTCCTACAAAACCAATAATCTTATCCTCTTCACAATAAGTTCTAAATTTAGATTCTTCTTGATATTTGCTTAAGATATCTTCTTTATTTTTTATTCCAGTATTTTCTAACAAAAATTCAATGTATTTATCTTCCATTAGTCCTCCTGCAAGTGGACGCTTATTCCCAAAGCCTTGTCAATTTCTTTCATTTTCGAATCGGTCATCCTTCCAATTTTTTCTCTTAAACGCCTTTTGTCAATAGTTCTAATCTGCTCCAAGAGAATAACTGAATCCTTTGGAAGACCTCCAACATCCTTGCCTACATTTACGTGGGTAGGCATACTAGACTTGTTTTTTACAGATGTAATAGCCGCCACAATAGTGGTTGGAGAAAATTTATTTCCAATGTCATTTTGGATAATTACAACAGGACGGACGCCCCCCTGCTCGCTGCCAATAACTGGCGACAGGTCAGCGTAAAATAAATCTCCCCTCAGGATAGTAATTTTCTCCCTACTTTGTCTTTGGTCGATTTTTTTTATATCCTGTTTTTGATTGTTGTTATCTTTATTTTCTTTTGTATTTGCCTTATCTATCTTTTGATTGTTCTTATTATTCATATGTGCACATCCTATACATAGTTTATAATATCCTTAACCTCACCATTATCGATGATAACTCTTGGAATCCTGCGTGATAGCATGCACATTATTTCATAATGGATAGTTCCCATGATAGCTGCAAGCTCTGGTAGACTTGTATCCCCTTCACCTGAACCAAAGATAACGACTTCATCGCCTATTTTAACTTCAGTATTATCAGTAACGTCAACCATAAATTGATCCATACAAATATTACCGATTGATGGAGCTTTTTTTCCATCTATGTTTACTGTAAATTTGTTTGATAGCAGGCGTGAAATCCCGTCAGCATAACCCAGTGGAATTGTAGCAACTTTTGTTATGCGTTTTGTAACAAAGGTTTGACCATAGCTTACTCCACTTCCTTCAGGTAAAATTTTTAAATTGCTGACCAAAGCTTTCAAAGTCATAAGCGGTTTTAAATCCCATTTACTTCTCATTTGACCTGAAGGCGGATAACCATACATGATAATTCCCGGCCTTACATAGTCAAGATCAAACTCAGGATAATCCATAATTGCACCCGAATTTGAAATATGTTTTTTTAATTTTTTTCCAAGAGCATGTTCAATCGAACTTACAAAAGTAGAAAATATTTGATATTGCTTCCTTGTGTTTCCAAGGTCCACCATGTCCGAAGTTGCAAAGTGACTGTAAATACCTTCGCATTCGATGTTTTCAAAAGAAATAATTTCCATTATCTTTCCAAAAGCAACTGTGCCCGGCAAAAATCCAATCCTACTCATACCAGTATCAATCTTGATATGAATTTTAGCTTTTTTACCTAGTTCTCCAGCAATTTTATTTATCAGCTTGGCCTGCTCCATATCGTAAACAGTCATTTCTAGGTCTTTCACTATAGCTTCTTTTATTTCAGTATCTCTGACATAATTTAAAAGTAAAATCGGATCTTCAATCCCAGCGTTTCTAAGTTCAAGCCCTTCGCTTAAAATAGACACACAAAAACGGTGCACTCCAATCTCTTGCAATTTTTTTGCAATAGTAATTGCATCATGATTGTATGCATTCGCTTTAATTACTGCCATTATTTCGCTATTTGGGTTTAAGTGTTCCTTGATAATATGTATATTGTGACATAAATTATCTAAATTTATTTCCAACCAACAAGGCCTTATATCTTCAAAATTCATACTCTCCACCTTCATATAAAATATACCACAAAGGGCCAGTTTTTTCAAGCATTGACATAGTCAAAAATAACTTTATATATTTGAGAAATACGGATCATATGCTATAATATATTTGAGGTGAATTATGGGAGAAAATTTAATGAAAAA contains:
- the alr gene encoding alanine racemase, which encodes MNFEDIRPCWLEINLDNLCHNIHIIKEHLNPNSEIMAVIKANAYNHDAITIAKKLQEIGVHRFCVSILSEGLELRNAGIEDPILLLNYVRDTEIKEAIVKDLEMTVYDMEQAKLINKIAGELGKKAKIHIKIDTGMSRIGFLPGTVAFGKIMEIISFENIECEGIYSHFATSDMVDLGNTRKQYQIFSTFVSSIEHALGKKLKKHISNSGAIMDYPEFDLDYVRPGIIMYGYPPSGQMRSKWDLKPLMTLKALVSNLKILPEGSGVSYGQTFVTKRITKVATIPLGYADGISRLLSNKFTVNIDGKKAPSIGNICMDQFMVDVTDNTEVKIGDEVVIFGSGEGDTSLPELAAIMGTIHYEIMCMLSRRIPRVIIDNGEVKDIINYV
- a CDS encoding GNAT family N-acetyltransferase; this encodes MEDKYIEFLLENTGIKNKEDILSKYQEESKFRTYCEEDKIIGFVGANIRTLNYKAREYNSTFIADSIVIKDRRREGIYTNLYREFENQVKNELMYALPLQYELINLVDKQGYKIVGEVNAYAKILDPSNVTSNGIFTFIAKIINSISNLRTKKIAYSGFDVKDDLDLSQVDELFDKVKADYGFMAKRSREWISKRINNRPNYKFISTHKEGIEGYIIYKEIDKADLKYYMVMDILYTSEEALESMYDHFIKKAKDEKVNLIGIWKNPKTSKLIKNKSFQNAKSSFPLVVKSDLSEVLNINEWYLQPIEGETY
- a CDS encoding type II toxin-antitoxin system PemK/MazF family toxin, which codes for MTILRGDLFYADLSPVIGSEQGGVRPVVIIQNDIGNKFSPTTIVAAITSVKNKSSMPTHVNVGKDVGGLPKDSVILLEQIRTIDKRRLREKIGRMTDSKMKEIDKALGISVHLQED